In one Thermanaerovibrio velox DSM 12556 genomic region, the following are encoded:
- a CDS encoding aspartate-semialdehyde dehydrogenase, which produces MKVAVLGATGLVGGRMLECLERSSLPVDQVLPLGSERSRGRAVIFRGEELEVLPVEERHFEGVSLALFSAGSGPSKAWAPVAASKGAVVVDNSSAWRMDPQVPLVVPEINAADLAWHRGIVANPNCATIQALMVLYPLHRRYGLCYFSAVTYQSVSGTGRGAVEELKGASAAYLAGQPWESSVYPRDIAFNLLPHIGSFDDQGISEEEWKMVRESRKILGMPHLKVSSATVRVPTFNCHGEAISASFEEKPDPREAREILAGFKGVEVMDDPKGAVYPTPHDGAGRGEVLVGRIRPDTGLENGLAMWVVADNLLKGAALNAVQIGEALFSGGARV; this is translated from the coding sequence ATGAAGGTAGCGGTTCTTGGGGCCACCGGTCTTGTGGGTGGCCGGATGCTGGAGTGTCTTGAGAGGAGCTCCCTGCCGGTGGATCAGGTGCTCCCGTTGGGGTCCGAACGGTCCAGGGGAAGGGCCGTGATCTTCCGGGGGGAGGAGCTGGAGGTCCTTCCGGTGGAGGAACGCCACTTCGAGGGGGTGTCGCTGGCCCTGTTCTCCGCTGGATCCGGGCCCTCCAAGGCCTGGGCCCCCGTGGCGGCTTCCAAGGGGGCGGTGGTGGTGGACAACAGCTCCGCCTGGAGGATGGACCCCCAGGTGCCGCTGGTGGTGCCGGAGATAAACGCCGCGGACCTCGCCTGGCACAGGGGCATAGTGGCCAACCCCAACTGCGCCACTATTCAGGCCCTCATGGTCCTTTATCCCCTTCACAGGCGCTACGGCCTTTGTTACTTCTCCGCGGTCACCTATCAGTCCGTGTCCGGCACGGGCAGGGGGGCGGTGGAGGAGCTCAAGGGGGCGTCCGCGGCCTACCTGGCGGGGCAGCCCTGGGAGAGCTCCGTTTATCCCAGGGATATCGCCTTCAACCTGCTGCCTCACATAGGAAGCTTTGATGACCAGGGGATATCCGAAGAGGAGTGGAAGATGGTGAGGGAGTCTCGGAAGATACTTGGTATGCCTCACCTTAAGGTCAGCTCCGCCACCGTTCGGGTTCCCACCTTCAACTGCCATGGGGAGGCCATATCCGCCTCCTTCGAGGAGAAGCCGGACCCCCGTGAGGCCCGGGAGATCCTGGCGGGTTTCAAGGGGGTTGAGGTAATGGACGACCCCAAGGGGGCCGTTTATCCCACCCCTCATGACGGGGCCGGCCGGGGAGAGGTGCTGGTGGGGCGCATAAGGCCCGACACGGGGCTTGAGAACGGCCTTGCCATGTGGGTGGTGGCGGACAACCTCCTCAAGGGGGCGGCGCTGAACGCGGTCCAGATAGGGGAGGCCCTCTTCTCCGGCGGTGCGCGGGTTTAG
- a CDS encoding LptA/OstA family protein — protein MRRFLAFAAGLALLSVAASSSAQDGVTRLTAQRLIYDGSTERFRAEGGVRVQQDQLEASGDVGEGRVSGEAFSLKGNVVALFKRERVKVLSQTLDVSSKGRGIYEAVARGGVRAVRGDEILTCSTARWTSDGLRYTLEGSVKGTFMGKMVDADRVERNLFEFSGFNVRRYRDMKEGFELRAPSVRGRLDRSGAVESAEAAGGVTCIAKDKNGADMVMTGDRASYDGVSGAVEVIGSAKVVQPGGRTLTADRIVYQTRVRRLEAYGSTQVTFPAKGSRDGEEVKR, from the coding sequence ATGAGACGTTTTTTGGCTTTTGCCGCTGGGTTGGCCCTTTTGTCGGTTGCGGCTTCCTCCAGCGCCCAGGACGGGGTGACCAGGCTTACCGCCCAGCGCTTGATCTATGACGGCAGCACCGAGCGTTTCAGGGCGGAAGGTGGTGTGAGGGTACAGCAGGACCAGCTGGAGGCCTCGGGCGACGTGGGGGAGGGCAGGGTGTCCGGGGAGGCCTTCTCCCTCAAGGGTAACGTGGTGGCCCTTTTCAAGAGGGAACGGGTGAAGGTCCTGTCCCAGACATTGGATGTCAGTTCCAAGGGCCGTGGCATCTACGAGGCCGTCGCCAGGGGAGGGGTCAGGGCCGTGAGGGGAGACGAGATCCTCACCTGCTCCACCGCCCGCTGGACCTCCGACGGCCTGAGGTACACCTTGGAGGGTTCCGTGAAGGGGACCTTTATGGGCAAGATGGTGGACGCGGATAGGGTTGAGAGAAACCTCTTCGAGTTCAGCGGATTTAACGTTCGAAGGTACCGGGACATGAAGGAGGGGTTTGAGTTGAGGGCCCCTTCGGTGAGGGGAAGGCTCGATCGTTCCGGGGCCGTTGAATCCGCGGAGGCCGCAGGGGGAGTTACCTGCATAGCCAAGGACAAGAACGGGGCCGACATGGTCATGACCGGGGACAGGGCATCCTACGATGGCGTCTCCGGGGCTGTGGAGGTGATCGGTTCCGCCAAGGTGGTTCAGCCGGGAGGAAGGACTTTAACGGCGGACAGGATAGTTTATCAGACCAGGGTGAGGCGCCTTGAGGCCTACGGTTCCACCCAGGTGACGTTCCCCGCTAAGGGGTCCAGGGACGGCGAGGAGGTAAAGCGGTGA
- the lptB gene encoding LPS export ABC transporter ATP-binding protein — MTVVNSSGSLEVVNLGKSYRGRRVVDGVSFTVRRGCVTGLLGPNGAGKSTTFYMTVGRIRPDEGSVILNGEDVTRLSMHLRARRGLGYLPQEASVFRNLTVRQNLELVYQELGWEERDYAPQVDRLIEEFGIGVISDTKGYALSGGERRRVEIARCVALKPSFLLLDEPFSGIDPIAVYDIQQMIISLKEKGFGILLTDHNVRETLSITDVTYLIHQGRVVIQGTPEEVAESPVARKFYLGEEFRW; from the coding sequence GTGACCGTCGTTAATTCGTCCGGGTCCCTTGAGGTGGTGAACCTGGGGAAGAGCTACCGGGGTCGTAGGGTTGTGGACGGGGTGTCCTTTACGGTCCGGCGTGGTTGTGTCACCGGTCTTTTGGGTCCTAACGGGGCGGGGAAGAGCACCACCTTCTACATGACCGTGGGGCGCATAAGGCCCGATGAAGGGTCGGTGATCCTGAACGGGGAGGATGTGACGAGGCTTTCGATGCACCTCAGGGCCCGGCGGGGTCTTGGCTACCTGCCCCAGGAGGCCTCCGTGTTCAGGAACCTAACGGTGAGGCAGAACCTTGAGCTGGTCTATCAGGAGCTCGGCTGGGAGGAGCGGGACTATGCCCCCCAGGTGGACAGGCTCATAGAGGAGTTCGGCATAGGGGTCATAAGCGACACCAAGGGGTATGCCTTAAGCGGCGGGGAGAGGCGAAGGGTTGAGATAGCCCGCTGTGTGGCCCTTAAGCCCTCGTTCCTGCTGTTGGACGAGCCCTTCAGCGGCATAGATCCCATAGCGGTTTACGACATACAGCAGATGATAATAAGCCTCAAGGAGAAGGGTTTTGGGATACTGCTTACGGACCACAACGTGAGGGAGACCTTGTCAATAACGGATGTGACCTATCTTATCCACCAGGGGCGGGTGGTTATCCAGGGCACCCCCGAGGAGGTGGCGGAGAGTCCCGTGGCCCGCAAGTTCTACCTGGGGGAGGAGTTCCGATGGTGA
- the murJ gene encoding murein biosynthesis integral membrane protein MurJ has translation MVSPDRTVGGSSGGSPMSRMVRNALRMTVGTLASRVLGLVREMITAAVFGATRQLDSFYVAYTLANLARQLLAEGALSAAFVPVFSRVLKDRGREEAARLARQASAVLMAGTMLVVLLGMAGAGLLVRVMAPGFSPEDRLIASRLTAALFPFLMFMSLGALAMGVLNSLDRFFVPAVAPALSNLVFIVCVWSFYPTVTVWHVVAAVLMGGLSQMVLQWVWSYRCGIPLSPSRPDMGNSDLRRMMRLFLPYAAGLSLNQLNPVVSRFLASYLEGGAISALNYADRVLQLPLGLFVVAIAQAVLPALSRLDPWDREGFRVFLRDSLRFNLFAVLPVSLGLVMFARPVTHLIFFRGAFGQWALDATSGALRMYGVGLAFMSCNAIVMRALYARGLARGAMTVTAVTVLCNLAFGYLLMARFSYSGLALGTSLAFLAASMTGMAMVSRDLGAPLGMFELKWVLRQGIPLASMGAALVGFSSIWSYPYGGALGGRLCWFALCGLTALGVYLGVALGIGMEELKWLKLRGRRVGTGV, from the coding sequence ATGGTGAGCCCGGACAGGACGGTGGGCGGAAGTTCCGGCGGGTCCCCCATGTCCCGGATGGTCCGCAATGCCCTTAGGATGACCGTGGGAACTCTGGCCAGCCGGGTCCTGGGGTTGGTTAGGGAGATGATAACCGCCGCGGTGTTCGGGGCCACGAGGCAGTTGGATTCCTTTTACGTGGCCTATACGTTGGCCAACCTGGCGAGGCAGTTGCTGGCGGAGGGGGCGCTTTCCGCCGCCTTCGTGCCGGTCTTCAGCAGGGTGCTTAAGGACCGGGGTAGGGAGGAGGCCGCCAGGCTGGCGCGGCAGGCCTCTGCGGTGCTGATGGCCGGTACCATGCTGGTGGTTTTGTTGGGCATGGCGGGGGCTGGTTTGCTTGTTAGGGTAATGGCCCCCGGCTTTTCCCCCGAGGACAGGTTGATCGCCTCAAGGCTTACCGCCGCTCTATTCCCGTTTCTCATGTTCATGTCCTTGGGGGCCCTTGCAATGGGGGTTCTCAACAGCCTGGACCGTTTCTTCGTACCCGCGGTGGCCCCCGCGCTGAGCAACCTGGTGTTCATAGTCTGCGTGTGGTCCTTCTACCCAACTGTTACGGTATGGCACGTGGTGGCGGCGGTCCTTATGGGTGGGCTTTCCCAGATGGTGCTCCAATGGGTGTGGTCCTACCGCTGTGGCATACCCTTGAGTCCCTCGAGGCCCGACATGGGGAACTCGGATCTGCGGAGGATGATGAGGCTCTTCCTGCCCTACGCGGCGGGGCTCTCGCTGAACCAGCTGAACCCGGTGGTGAGCCGGTTCCTCGCGTCGTACCTGGAGGGGGGGGCCATATCGGCGCTAAACTATGCGGACCGGGTGCTGCAGCTCCCCTTGGGGTTGTTCGTGGTGGCCATAGCCCAGGCGGTTTTACCTGCCCTTTCCCGCCTGGATCCATGGGACAGGGAGGGCTTCCGGGTCTTCCTTAGGGATTCTCTGCGGTTCAACCTTTTCGCGGTGCTGCCCGTTTCCCTGGGGCTTGTGATGTTCGCAAGGCCAGTTACTCACCTCATCTTCTTCCGGGGGGCCTTTGGCCAGTGGGCCCTGGATGCCACCTCCGGGGCCCTTAGGATGTACGGGGTCGGCCTTGCCTTCATGAGCTGTAATGCCATAGTGATGAGGGCCCTTTACGCCCGGGGCTTGGCTCGGGGGGCCATGACGGTTACGGCCGTCACGGTGCTGTGCAATCTGGCCTTTGGGTACCTTCTAATGGCCCGGTTCTCCTACTCGGGCCTTGCGCTTGGAACGTCCTTGGCGTTCCTCGCGGCCTCCATGACCGGCATGGCCATGGTGTCCCGGGACTTGGGTGCTCCGCTGGGTATGTTTGAGCTTAAGTGGGTGTTGAGGCAGGGGATCCCCTTGGCTTCTATGGGGGCGGCGCTTGTCGGTTTTTCGAGCATATGGAGCTACCCTTACGGCGGGGCCTTGGGAGGGCGGCTTTGCTGGTTTGCCCTATGCGGGCTTACAGCCCTTGGGGTTTATCTAGGGGTCGCGCTGGGGATTGGCATGGAGGAGCTTAAGTGGCTTAAGCTCAGGGGAAGGAGAGTGGGGACCGGTGTTTAA
- the tsaD gene encoding tRNA (adenosine(37)-N6)-threonylcarbamoyltransferase complex transferase subunit TsaD, which produces MRGCGSGLVLGIESSCDDTGVAVLEAPRRIRSSLVMSQVEEHAPHGGVVPELASRRHQEAVVGLVRRCLAEAGVLNPMRELSLIAVTAGPGLMGSLLVGLMAAKGLSQGWEVPMIGVNHMEGHVFANVIAHEDLEPPFLCLVVSGGHTEIQLVRSFGDYRFLGGTRDDAAGEAYDKVAKLLGLGYPGGPVIDRLAAQGDPRRYQLPVPLRGTSDVEFSFSGLKTAVLWLVRKEGDSISLPDLCASFQRSAVDSLVEKLELAVQLTGVKTVAASGGVAANSELRRRLLGLSDRGIRVFLPPRDLCTDNGAMIAAAGWWAFMRGIRDDLTLRADPSWEMAR; this is translated from the coding sequence ATGAGGGGGTGCGGCAGCGGCCTTGTGTTGGGCATAGAGAGCAGCTGTGACGACACGGGGGTTGCGGTTCTCGAGGCTCCACGCCGGATAAGGTCGTCCCTGGTGATGAGCCAGGTGGAGGAGCATGCTCCCCACGGTGGTGTGGTGCCGGAGCTGGCCAGCCGAAGGCATCAGGAGGCGGTGGTGGGGCTGGTGAGGCGGTGTCTTGCGGAGGCGGGGGTTTTGAACCCCATGAGGGAGCTGTCCCTCATAGCGGTCACCGCTGGGCCGGGTCTCATGGGGTCTCTCCTGGTGGGTCTTATGGCTGCCAAGGGGCTGTCCCAGGGGTGGGAGGTCCCCATGATAGGGGTTAACCACATGGAGGGTCACGTGTTCGCCAACGTCATAGCCCACGAGGATCTTGAGCCTCCGTTCCTGTGCCTTGTGGTCTCCGGGGGGCACACGGAGATCCAGTTGGTGCGGTCCTTTGGGGACTATCGTTTCCTTGGGGGCACCAGGGACGATGCGGCGGGGGAGGCTTATGACAAGGTGGCGAAGCTGCTTGGGTTGGGCTACCCAGGTGGTCCCGTGATAGACCGCCTTGCCGCCCAGGGGGATCCTAGGAGGTACCAGCTGCCGGTGCCTCTGCGGGGAACTTCGGACGTGGAGTTCAGCTTCAGCGGTCTTAAGACCGCGGTATTATGGCTTGTCCGGAAGGAGGGGGATTCCATTTCGCTGCCGGACCTTTGTGCCTCTTTCCAGAGGTCGGCGGTGGACTCCCTGGTGGAGAAGCTGGAGCTGGCGGTGCAGCTCACGGGGGTTAAGACCGTGGCGGCTTCCGGGGGAGTGGCGGCGAACTCGGAGCTCAGGAGGCGTCTTTTAGGCCTTTCCGACAGGGGCATCAGGGTTTTTCTGCCCCCGAGGGACCTTTGTACCGACAACGGGGCCATGATAGCCGCCGCTGGGTGGTGGGCCTTCATGAGGGGGATCCGGGATGACCTCACCCTCAGGGCGGACCCGTCCTGGGAGATGGCCCGATAA
- the groES gene encoding co-chaperone GroES, which translates to MQLRPLGDRLVVKAVEKEEMTKGGIVLPDTVKEKPVEGEVVAVGTGRVLDNGQRLPMEVKVGNRVIYSKYSGTEVKFDGQEYLILSERDVLAIVEK; encoded by the coding sequence ATGCAGCTTAGGCCTCTCGGCGACCGTCTTGTGGTGAAGGCGGTGGAGAAGGAGGAGATGACCAAGGGTGGCATAGTGCTCCCTGACACCGTGAAGGAGAAGCCCGTGGAGGGCGAGGTTGTGGCGGTTGGTACCGGCCGGGTGCTGGACAACGGCCAGCGGCTTCCCATGGAGGTCAAGGTGGGCAACCGGGTCATCTACAGCAAGTACTCTGGCACGGAGGTCAAGTTTGACGGCCAGGAGTACCTGATCCTCAGCGAGCGGGACGTGCTCGCCATAGTGGAGAAGTAA